The uncultured Methanolobus sp. sequence TCCTGTTGTCTGCATAGCGTCCCAGTATTTCTTCAAAGAAGTAACTCTCATTATTGGCTTTGTCATCAGACATTAAAAACATCTTCCATGCAGTTTCCGTTTTCAGGACTTCAGAGCCGGGTTTTCTCAGTGTTTCTTTTAAAAGTAGCTTATACTCATCAGATACTTGATGAATTTCGTCGGCATCTGCAATCAGTCCGGACATTTTATCAAACACTTCCGGGTTGTAAGAAACAAAAAGGAAACTGTTCTTACGGTGAAAATCCAGCAGTGAATCTATTGAAGCTTGATTTTCTATCTGTCTGAAATCTGCAAAAGCATAGAGGCATGTCAAATAATGATGCCTGATACGTGGATTAAGCAGCCTCTCGCTTTCTTCCATGGGATAACCATGATATCTGTTAATAACATGACCTGCAAAAAATCCTGCAGACCTTTCAACAACTGGAGACATTTCAGTCCTGGCGTAGACTTTCACATTTCCAAGACTCATGCTTGGGGAAAGGCCTTTGAAAATAAAACCATCAACTTCTCCTAATTCATTCAGGAAGTTTTCAGTAAAAACATTCATCTTTTCTGTAAGGTTCAGACCTGTGCCTGGTTGTACAAGCCTGTATTCATCATTCTTTCTGATAATCCTGAGGGGAGCTCTGGGAACACCAAGACCAATTTCAACTTCCGGACAGACTGTTTTCATATCTGCAAAAGGCATCAGATCACGGACAACAGGAGAGCTTACCTTCTGCCCGTTATACCGCACCTTGTCAAACTCAAGGCACCTGCTTACCAGAAGTACAGGTCTTGGAAAACTTTCCATGAAATAATATTGTAACTGATGGATTATAATTATGACCTTAAACGGCTTTGTAGAATTTCAGTGACAAAAATACATATTGCATTTATACAAAGAATTCTACAGAAGCACTTCGAAGAAAGTATTCCGGGTATCATGCAGATTTTTTGTTGGCATTGTTAATTAAATATAGATATCTCGTTATTTCTGTATTTCATTAAAAGAATGATTGAATACTTTAGCATTTCAATGCTCTTGGTATAGCACTTTGACTTCCTTCTTAACCTTGCCAGAAAATGCCTGAATATACTGTTGTACCCTTCAACAGTATAAGTTTCTGCTTTTGATTGAGTATGAATCTCCTTCGGAAGGAACTCTGCATATGCTCTCCAGTGATCAGTCATCACTTCTCCAATCTCTTTTTCCTTTAACTTATCCCAGAGTTTTTCGCCTGTTTCTGTTCCCCTACTACCAAAAGAGCAGTCGATGAATTTTTTCCCATCTCTATCAACAGCAATCCAGATCCAGCAGTAGTTTTTTTATTCCTGATGTATGTGTGCATCTCATCTAATTCTACGACAGAGATCTCTTTTTGACTTTTTAGTTCCTCTAATTCACTGCCAAATTGCTTGATCCAGTTTTGCACGGTAACATGGCTAACATTTAGAAAACGTCCAATTGAACGAAATCCTAGTCCTTCAAGGTATAATTGTAAAGCTTGTTTTTTCACAGACTCAGGGTATACTGTTGATTTCTTTTCGACAGTATAATTATATCCACACCCGGAGCACCTGTAACGCTGACGTCCACCAACTATGCCATTCTTTGTGGAATCGGAACTTTTACATCTTGGGCAATTCATAAACAAATATATTCATCCATACTATATAGCTATGCTTTGTGACCAATGCCGCTGGCATACTTGAAGATCACCACGGCCATACCCTGATATCAAGAAAGTCAAAAGGTTCTGTATACCTCAAATGCTGCACATGTGGAATAACCCTGTGTGATGAGATAAACATCACCGACGCACATGTAGTGACATATGTCACAAAATCAGGAGTTCTTGAGCAACTTGACAACCTGGATATCACCGATGAAGAATATGGATACCTGTTAACTGCTTACTACTCCGGTAAGATTGAATTCCCAGGTGGCCACAAAAGCCTCATACTCGTTGAGAGAAACGAAACCGGACGATTCACAATTCTTCTCCCGGAGGATCACTGATGACATTGTACATAACTGTCTAATTAATAGTAAGAACTATCTATATGTTAAGATATTAAATACTAATATGAATATTAATGCAAGCATTGTTGACCAGCGTGTCCAATCAATTGTTGAAAATTATGGGCATTTGCTTCCTGAACAAATTGCAAGATGTACAGATATAGATTCCAAAAAATCAGCTGCGTTTGTATTATTGTGCATGTCTACAATGCTTGAATGCGATTTTGAAGAAACTGCCTCGTTCTTAACAGATGGTGGAAACGATAAAATTATTGACGGTCTCCACATAGGAGAAATCCATGATGGAGAATTTACAATAACTCTTTTTCAAGGAAAATACAAGCGAAGCCTTGAGGGAAATTCTACTTTTCCAGAAAATGAAATTATAAAGATTATCAATATAGTAGGATCGTTATTTGATCCAAATAAAACATTAGATTTAAATATAAATTTAGTTTCAAAAGTTGAAGAAATTCGCTCTCTTGTAAGAGATGGTTACATTCCATATGTAAGAGTCGTTCTTTGCAACAACGGCAAAAAATGGAACGATGTTGCACAAAATACCATTGATGCTTCAGATCTTGGTGACCAGGTCGAATGGAGTCATGTTAATCATGATTATATAGTCGGCATATTACAGAGTAAAAAAGAAATTAAAGAAACCGTATTGTTAACTGGAAAAGCAATAACAGAAGATTTCAATTATCGAAGGGTATTAATTGGTAAAGTCCCCGTGAGAGAAATTCAGAGAATATTTGTCCGGCACGGGGATAGACTGCTTGAAAGAAACATTCGACGCTATTTAGGGCTGAACAAAAACAGAGTGAACTCTGCCATAAGGGATACACTTGTAAACGATACTAAAAGAGATGATTTTTATTTCTTCAACAATGGCATTACAATGATTTGCAATAAGTTTCGCTACAATGCATTGCAAGCTCAAAATTATCAAGTGCACATTGAAGGGATGCAAATCATTAACGGTGGCCAAACCTGTAAAACAATAGAAAAAACGTTATCTGAAGAAGACATCTTTGACAATGTTGACTTACAGAACGTACATGTAATGCTTCGATTGTATGAACTATCAGAAGATGATGAATTTGTTCGGGATATAACGTATGCAACAAACAGCCAGAACCCCGTTGATTTGAAAGATTTGCGTTCAAATGACGAAACGCAAACACTTCTTGAAATGAGTTTGAAAGATTTGGGATATACGTATAAGAGGCACAGAGAAGAAGGAATATCTGGATCAAATGTTATTACTCCTGGAGTTGCTGCATCTGCAATTCTTGCAATTTGGAGAGAAAAACCCCACCTTGCTAAATTCAGGACATCCGAACATTTCGGAAAACTTTATGATGAAATCTTTGATAAAAATCTGAATAGCTCTCAATTAGCTATAGCAGTATTAATATTACGTTTTGTTGAAAATGAACGTAAGCGGCCAACAATGGATAATCCTCCAAATTTTCTGCCTTATTCATCATACTTTATTGCGATGCTTATTGGAAAGAAATTGCTCAAGGAATTAGAAATATCTTTAGATAAAATAAACCATTCTAATTTTGAGGAAATTAAAAGGAAATTTAATGAAGAAGCAATGAATTACTATGAAGAAGCACTAAACAGAACAGACAGCGCATTAGCCCAACTGTGGGGTGATACTGACATATCCCTGCAGAGACTTTCCGCAACATTCCGTCGTGGTGATCTATTAGAATATTTTAATACATAGATGTGATAACTGTTCTTTTTTATCACGTTGGAGTAAGAAGACCACCGTTTTCAAACTCACATCAAATCGAAGTATCGTTCACGCAACAAATACTGATCGGAAAACCCAATCGGAAGTCCCTGACTCCTGAGTGAAGACCGCTCACTTGATTAATTGGGCATCAGAAAAGCCGAGATTGATCCAATAATCTGACTTTTCGTGGATCTTTATATACCCCCATCCAAATCAGAGTTCCACGAAATCCTGAATTATTATTATCGTTAAATAGTCGATTTAAAATAGTATTAAATTCTTATTTTCAATCAGTAAATCAGTGCCAAGCTAATTTTCAATATGTTTTCGCATTTCAACAAATGCAAGCGAAAATAGCCTGAAATGATCCAAAACCGGCTTGGTTAAAATCAGACCTTAGAGGGATTGAAACTGGTACCGGCGAAGCATATTAGCATATGTCGTGGAGTTAAAATCAGACCTTAGAGGGATTGAAACTTGAAGTCCAGTCAATTGAGTAGTTAGCTGCTGCAGTGTTAAAATCAGACCTTAGAGGGATTGAAACTTGATTGTGAGATTACTGTTTGACACCGATGCATATGTTAAAATCAGACCTTAGAGGGATTGAAACTCACATTAGAAAATGGTAATTGGTACAATGAATCAAGTTAAAATCAGACCTTAGAGGGATTGAAACAGGTCTACAAGATCGCTTCCGGCAGGAGCTAATGGGTTAAAATCAGACCTTAGAGGGATTGAAACTATACAATACTACTCTGAGTAGCTATCCATGAGCAGTGTTAAAATCAGACCTTAGAGGGATTGAAACCCAACTGCCAAATTTTTGTCTCTTCACCAAAATTCACGTTAAAATCAGACCTTAGAGGGATTGAAACAAATTTCGTCCATTTTTGAAGCACCGAATTAGTTCATGTTAAAATCAGACCTTAGAGGGATTGAAACGCAATTTCCATTGTCGAGAAGGCATTTAGCAGCCTGGTTAAAATCAGACCTTAGAGGGATTGAAACGTGTAATGCTATGATCGACACTATTGCAGGTCCGCTGTTAAAATCAGACCTTAGAGGGATTGAAACATAGAATGAAAATCTGATATTAAATCGGTAAAATTGTTAAAATCAGACCTTAGAGGGATTGAAACATCTTCGCCTGTAATATCCCTCTCATTCACTTCACATCGTTAAAATCAGACCTTAGAGGGATTGAAACATGCAGATGTGCTCAGACGTATGTCAGGATGTAATTGTTAAAATCAGACCTTAGAGGGATTGAAACGAAGTAAAAACAGCTATAGCCGGGTTGGTTGCTGCTGGTTAAAATCAGACCTTAGAGGGATTGAAACTTCATCATCCGTTAAACATGACAACATTTTGGGTGGTTAAAATCAGACCTTAGAGGGATTGAAACGCTACTCATGACAGATACGATATGATAGTTCTCAATGTTAAAATCAGACCTTAGAGGGATTGAAACTTCAATGCTAACGTCAGTTCCTTGATACTCTCGCGGAGGTTAAAATCAGACCTTAGAGGGATTGAAACGTCGTCTTCACGCTGAGTATGGGCATGGTGATTCTTGTTAAAATCAGACCTTAGAGGGATTGAAACATGTGCTTGTTGCGTCACGTCTGATTGCTCCGTCAATGGTTAAAATCAGACCTTAGAGGGATTGAAACTTAATTTCTAGTGCAAACTATATAACCTATATGGCAGTTAAAATCAGACCTTAGAGGGATTGAAACATGTTTCAAACATACCGCCATGATATGATAATTTAGGTTAAAATCAGACCTTAGAGGGATTGAAACGTAAGGGGCAGTCATTCAATTATTGAGTAAGGAGGTTAAAATCAGACCTTAGAGGGATTGAAACGCATAGTCGTATACATATCTGTCAGGATATTGGCTATTGTTAAAATCAGACCTTAGAGGGATTGAAACGCTGCAAGTTGGCACAAAAAGGATAGTGCGTAGTCAGGTTAAAATCAGACCTTAGAGGGGTTGAAACTTCTTTTATATCGTCGGGCTGTGGTTCATCACTCGCGTTAAGTCAACATATTTGGCAATGGTGTTTCATTCTCAACAGTGGCAGATCCCTGGTCCCTGTGGAACCATGGGTGAAATGCCGGACAATTTACCTGACACAAAAGAGCTGGTGGCAAAGCGCATCAACACAACATTGGTATCTATACTTTTACAAAACTGTCAGGGACTGATATGAAATACCCATAGTTAGATATATCTTCTTACCAGTAAGGAAAGTAAGGAGAAATCACTATGTCACTCAAAGAGATCAGGACTGTCAGTGTAACACGTAAAGGACAGGTATCCATACCAAAGGAATTCAGAGAGATAAACATGCAAGAAAACGACAGTGCAGCAGTACTCGTATTTGACAACCATATAGAGATTTACCCAATGTCTGACATCGAAGAAAGACTGGGCTGTGCGATAGCTTCCCAGAACGCACTTGCCGAACACTGGGACTCACCGGAAGAAGACGCTGCATGGGACCATCTTAAAAAGCACATGGAGCCCAGGCAAAATGACAATTCATAAAGGAGACATCGTAATCGTACCCTTCCCCTTCACTGACCTTAGCAACACCAAGATCCGGCCTGCAATCGCAGTAACGGATCAGATGAGAAAAGACGTAGTACTCTGCCAGATAACATCCAAATCTGCAACAGACGCTCACTCAGTAGAGCTCACAGATGCTGACATGTCATCCGGCAGGCTTGAAAGAGACAGCTTAGTACGTGTGAACAAGCTGTTCACCATTCAGGCAAGCGAAATACTCAAAGTCATCGGGTCAGTAAATCCCGTAAAACTAGAACAGATAAACACCCACCTGATACACATGTTCAGGAACTGAACATTAAAACAACAACAGGAGACAGTGCGCGTGAAACAGTACATACTACAGGAATGTCTGGGAGGAATCCCTGACACCCCTTCGGTCACAACCCAATTAGAACAGCTGCAGCAATGGATAAATGAAATCAAAAAAGAAAAACCGGGTCTGGAAACATTCGGCGACGACTCAGAAGAGTACAGCTCTTACGGAGAAGACGGAGACAACTACGAATTCAGAGTATGGGAACACGAACTGGCAATATCAACACAGTTCATCGCCATACTCAGGGAATCTCACATAAGGGATGCACAGTACTGCCCCAAACTCCCTGAGAACGAAGATAACATCATGGACGATGAACACTGGCTGGATCTTACCAGAGGATCTGTGTGTATAGGGCCATATAAA is a genomic window containing:
- a CDS encoding DUF523 and DUF1722 domain-containing protein, which translates into the protein MESFPRPVLLVSRCLEFDKVRYNGQKVSSPVVRDLMPFADMKTVCPEVEIGLGVPRAPLRIIRKNDEYRLVQPGTGLNLTEKMNVFTENFLNELGEVDGFIFKGLSPSMSLGNVKVYARTEMSPVVERSAGFFAGHVINRYHGYPMEESERLLNPRIRHHYLTCLYAFADFRQIENQASIDSLLDFHRKNSFLFVSYNPEVFDKMSGLIADADEIHQVSDEYKLLLKETLRKPGSEVLKTETAWKMFLMSDDKANNESYFFEEILGRYADNRISWDAVIEVLRMFSFRTFGEESYKDRFLYPYPEKLKASVDESREKDYWDNEWNKR
- a CDS encoding IS1 family transposase (programmed frameshift), which encodes MNCPRCKSSDSTKNGIVGGRQRYRCSGCGYNYTVEKKSTVYPESVKKQALQLYLEGLGFRSIGRFLNVSHVTVQNWIKQFGSELEELKSQKEISVVELDEMHTYIRNKKYCWIWIAVDRDGKKFIDCSFGSRGTETGEKLWDKLKEKEIGEVMTDHWRAYAEFLPKEIHTQSKAETYTVEGYNSIFRHFLARLRRKSKCYTKSIEMLKYSIILLMKYRNNEISIFN
- a CDS encoding AIPR family protein, with the protein product MNINASIVDQRVQSIVENYGHLLPEQIARCTDIDSKKSAAFVLLCMSTMLECDFEETASFLTDGGNDKIIDGLHIGEIHDGEFTITLFQGKYKRSLEGNSTFPENEIIKIINIVGSLFDPNKTLDLNINLVSKVEEIRSLVRDGYIPYVRVVLCNNGKKWNDVAQNTIDASDLGDQVEWSHVNHDYIVGILQSKKEIKETVLLTGKAITEDFNYRRVLIGKVPVREIQRIFVRHGDRLLERNIRRYLGLNKNRVNSAIRDTLVNDTKRDDFYFFNNGITMICNKFRYNALQAQNYQVHIEGMQIINGGQTCKTIEKTLSEEDIFDNVDLQNVHVMLRLYELSEDDEFVRDITYATNSQNPVDLKDLRSNDETQTLLEMSLKDLGYTYKRHREEGISGSNVITPGVAASAILAIWREKPHLAKFRTSEHFGKLYDEIFDKNLNSSQLAIAVLILRFVENERKRPTMDNPPNFLPYSSYFIAMLIGKKLLKELEISLDKINHSNFEEIKRKFNEEAMNYYEEALNRTDSALAQLWGDTDISLQRLSATFRRGDLLEYFNT
- a CDS encoding AbrB/MazE/SpoVT family DNA-binding domain-containing protein, with the translated sequence MSLKEIRTVSVTRKGQVSIPKEFREINMQENDSAAVLVFDNHIEIYPMSDIEERLGCAIASQNALAEHWDSPEEDAAWDHLKKHMEPRQNDNS
- a CDS encoding type II toxin-antitoxin system PemK/MazF family toxin — protein: MTIHKGDIVIVPFPFTDLSNTKIRPAIAVTDQMRKDVVLCQITSKSATDAHSVELTDADMSSGRLERDSLVRVNKLFTIQASEILKVIGSVNPVKLEQINTHLIHMFRN